From Spiroplasma endosymbiont of Amphimallon solstitiale:
CTACAATCCAATTACTAAACAATATCAGTTATTAAAAGGAATTGATGATAATAAAGATCAAAGTTATTTTTTATGTCAATTAACACAAAAACAATTAAAATATAGTTTATTTCCTTTAGGTAATAAAACTAAAACTGAAGTTAGGGAATTAGCAAAAAAATATAATTTACCAACAGCAACAAAAAAAGATTCTACTGGCATATGTTTTATTGGTAATCGTAATTTTCAAACATTTTTAACAAATTATTTACCAGCTAATCCTGGCAAAATTGTTGATATTAATACCAAAACTACTATTGGTAATCACAATGGTGTTTACTACTATACACTTGGCCAAAGAAAAGGTATTAATCTTTCAGGAATGAAAGTTCCATATTTTGTTGTTGAAAAAGATGTTACTAATAATATCCTTTATGTTGCTAATGATAATGAAAATAAATGACTAATGAATAGCGGTTGTACTGTTAAATCATTGAATTGAATTAATAATAGTACATTAAAAAACTCTTTAAAATGTAATGCAAAATTTCGCTATCGTCAATCTGATGTTGATGTTATTATTAATTTTATTAATAATGATGAAATTAAGGTTGAATTTTCAGAAAAGATACGCGCTATTACGCCCGGTCAAACCGCTGTTTTTTATGATGGTGATATTTGTCTTGGTGGTGGAGTTATTGACCAAATATTTCGCTAATCAATTATTAAAAAACTAATATAAATAATAAAATTTTTAATTGCATATTTTTTTATAATTTTCAAGATTCAAAAATTACTATTAAACTATTTTTTTAGTTTTTAGATACTTTTATTGCATTTTCTTTTTTACGTTTTTAAAAAAATAAAATAACCTATTATTATAAAAGTTATAGAAAAAAACAAAAAGGAGATTTTAATGAAAAAAATATTAACAATATTAACTACCTTAGCATTTACAATAACTATTGAAAATTGTATTAGTAATTTTAACTTAAGCACAATCACATTACAAAATGATTGTTTTAAAAAAAATAATGTTCATCAAAACAATAATGATTTTATTTTTTCTGATTTACCTGAATTGTAAAATTAAAAAGGACACTTATATAAAAATTAAATTGTGTTAATTCTATAATTAAGAAAAGAAAGGAATTAGCACAATGTATAAGTATCTGACTATTGAATCAATAATAGCAATAAAAGAATATAAAAGTTATGGATTTTCGATTCGTAAAATAGCAAAAGCCATTGATTATAGTAAATCAACTGTACATAGAGTTTGTAGATTATTAAATCAAAACTTATTACCATTAGAAATATTGAATAAAATTCAAAAAAATAAACAAAATGCAGGTAGAAAATTAATAATTTTAACTTTAATAGAAATTAATACTATTAATCATTTGTTAATTACTAAAAATTATGCTCTTGATATAATTGCTAATTTTTTAAAGGAAAATAAAATAAAAAGTATTTCAACAAAAACTTTATATAACATGTTTAAAACAAATCGAATGGGTTTTGATGAAAATAACTTATTGAGAAAAGGAAAAAATAAACCTCACAAACAAAAAGAAACTAGGGGCAGAATTAATAATTGTAAGTCTATTCATGAAAGAAATTTAATCATTCCTAATATTAAAAATATAGAAGAATTTGGTCATTTAGAGGGTGATACTATCATTGGTAAAGATCATAAAAGTTCTATTATTACTTTAGCTGATATATGATCAAAAACCACAATTCCTTTAGCAACTAAAAATAATAAATCAGAAAATATTACAAAAAGTATAATAAAATTTATTTCAAAGTTACAAAAAGGAACAGTTAAAACTATTACTTTTGATCGTGGTAAAGAATTTAGTAAATGAAAATTAATCGAAAAAAATTGTAATGTTAAGATTTATTTTGCAGATCCTGGTAAACCTTGTCAAAGAGGTTTAAATGAAAATAATAATGGTATTTTAAGAAGATATTTACCAAAATCTACAGATCTATCTTCATATAAACAAAAAGATTTAAATACTATAGCATTTCAAATTAATTCTACACCCAGAAAATCACTATCTTATAAAAGACCAATAGATTTAATACAATTATTTTAAAAAACTGTCCCATTTATATTTACAATTCAGGTTTTATAAAATTATTAAACAGGAACTTCTAATTCGGTTTTTACAGTAGTAGAATCAAAATTAACATAACCTGTTTTATAACTTATTTCTAATTTTTTACCTGATTCTCATGTACCTGTAGCATCAGTCGATTCCATTTGCGCAGAAATTTTCTTTAATTTTGTAGAAAAGTAGTGGTAAAATAAAAAAAGTCATCAACTTGACTTAAAATTTGATTTTATTAAATTTTGGGATTTATTTTTTTTACAAACTGAAATATAACACATTGGATTTTTGATAAGGGGTTAATCCGTAGTGTTGATATTTTCATTTCCATAAATTGAGGTAATTTTGAATATTGGTAAATCCAATGCCATGGTAATGAGTAATAAATTCTTTTAAACTTGATTGTATTTTACTGACATTACTTAATTTTTTATAATTTAATTCTTTATTTTCTTTTGATTTAAACTGCTGGATAGTGGATTTAGTTTGTTTAGCTACTGTATCATATAATACTTGCATATCACAAACTATAATTGAATTTTCTTCGATAAGTTTCGATGTTAAGTTTTCTTGTACTCATTTTTTATTTAATCTTTTAGTATTTGTTGTTTGAGCATAGATATTTCGGTTTTCATCAATTGCCATTTGAATACAACAATTTAAATCTTTAGCATTTTCTTCAATTCATTGTTTTCTTGGATCATTTGGATCTTTAAAGTTTCCTTTATGAATTTCTTTGATAAAAGTTTCGTCAACTTCAATTCTAGCTTTTAATTTTACAAATTGATTTTGTGTTTTTACTAATTGTGTTGATTTCATAAATTTTTGACGATTAAATCAGGCAGTTTTATTTGTAGTATTAATAAATTGAGAAATAATGTAAGCAGATTGACCTAAAGTAGCTATTTGTATCAATAAATCTCATTGATCATGAGATAAATGACTTCAATAAAAATAATGATTTTTAAAAGCATGAAAAGTAATATTACAACTTTTACATTTATATCTTTGCTTATAATCTTTACTACCATATTTAGTACACAAAAAAGAACTACAATCTGGACATTGAATACCTTTCTCTTTGAATTTTTGTTCGACTGCTTCAAATTTTTCTTTTTTCTCAATTTGTTTAATTCTAGTTTTATTTTCTCTAAAAATCTCAATAAAATCTTTATCAGACAAATTATTTAAAATTTCTTTTACTGTATTTTTATTCATTTAAAATCACCTCTTTAATATTAAAAATACCATATAAAAATATATTTTTGCTAATTTTACTAATACCACTACTTTTCTACATAATTAAAAGAAATTTTTAAGCCAGTTAACGTATTTAAAGCCATAAATTGTTTTCCATTATCTGTTGTATCAACAATACCTATTGCTGCTCCTTTTTTAGCACCTTCTGGAATAGTTCCATCTTTTACAAATAAAATATTTGAATTTGTAACAACATCAGTATCTGCTATTGCAATTTTACCAGCTATTGCAGTAAGAGCAGTAGCAATAACACCTTTTGTTTTATCAGCTTTTAACTTAATGCCATAAACATCACCAAGTGCCTCTTCACCTTTTTTAAATTGGAAGTTAAAAGTACCACCAGTAATAGCATAATCTTTACCATCATCCATTTTAGCTAATTCTGGTTTAAAATCAGTAACTGCACCAGTAATTTTATCTAATTCTTTTTTATTAAATTTTCCATCTGTAGCTGTTTGTTTTAATTTACCAGTAAGAAAATCAGCACATGCTTGATTAGCAGGTGAACCATCATCTTTTAATAGAGCACTAGCTTTAATTGGTGTTTTTAAAGCATCAACAGTTCAAGTAACTATCCTTGACAGTTGTATCAAGTGAAGCTGTTTGTACACCTTCTCCTTTTTCATCTGTTAACCCTAATTGTTTTGATACTTCTACGTTCATGGCTACACCAGCTTTATCACCACAAGCAACAACTGAAGTAGTAGCTGCTGTTGTTAATGTTAATGCACCCATTAATCTTAATATATTTTTCATATTCATATATAGTACCTCCAATAATATGACTTTTGAACTACAAATACAATAACCACAATTTAGAATTACTTCTAAACATAATATTGAAATGAATCCAATTAACATTATACATCATATTTTACTTTCTACCATCAATATACTTTATAATAATATAAAAAAATATTCATTATTAACACCTTTAATATTACTATAAAAATTTGTCAAAAATAATAAATACTAAAAATGTATTAGTTATAATAACCAATACATTTTTAAACTTTTTTTATTC
This genomic window contains:
- a CDS encoding transposase-like zinc-binding domain-containing protein yields the protein MNKNTVKEILNNLSDKDFIEIFRENKTRIKQIEKKEKFEAVEQKFKEKGIQCPDCSSFLCTKYGSKDYKQRYKCKSCNITFHAFKNHYFYWSHLSHDQWDLLIQIATLGQSAYIISQFINTTNKTAWFNRQKFMKSTQLVKTQNQFVKLKARIEVDETFIKEIHKGNFKDPNDPRKQWIEENAKDLNCCIQMAIDENRNIYAQTTNTKRLNKKWVQENLTSKLIEENSIIVCDMQVLYDTVAKQTKSTIQQFKSKENKELNYKKLSNVSKIQSSLKEFITHYHGIGFTNIQNYLNLWKWKYQHYGLTPYQKSNVLYFSL
- a CDS encoding IS30 family transposase; the protein is MYKYLTIESIIAIKEYKSYGFSIRKIAKAIDYSKSTVHRVCRLLNQNLLPLEILNKIQKNKQNAGRKLIILTLIEINTINHLLITKNYALDIIANFLKENKIKSISTKTLYNMFKTNRMGFDENNLLRKGKNKPHKQKETRGRINNCKSIHERNLIIPNIKNIEEFGHLEGDTIIGKDHKSSIITLADIWSKTTIPLATKNNKSENITKSIIKFISKLQKGTVKTITFDRGKEFSKWKLIEKNCNVKIYFADPGKPCQRGLNENNNGILRRYLPKSTDLSSYKQKDLNTIAFQINSTPRKSLSYKRPIDLIQLF
- the mnmA gene encoding tRNA 2-thiouridine(34) synthase MnmA produces the protein MTEKKRIVVGMSGGVDSSVTAALLQAEGHEVIGLFMRNWDSLLNNDLQGNNNQDICPQEQDYLDALAVCQKLNIKLERIDFVKEYWDNVFTYFLEEFKKSRTPNPDILCNKYIKFDAFLKYAQKNLQADYIAMGHYARINYNPITKQYQLLKGIDDNKDQSYFLCQLTQKQLKYSLFPLGNKTKTEVRELAKKYNLPTATKKDSTGICFIGNRNFQTFLTNYLPANPGKIVDINTKTTIGNHNGVYYYTLGQRKGINLSGMKVPYFVVEKDVTNNILYVANDNENKWLMNSGCTVKSLNWINNSTLKNSLKCNAKFRYRQSDVDVIINFINNDEIKVEFSEKIRAITPGQTAVFYDGDICLGGGVIDQIFR